A genomic stretch from Hymenobacter psoromatis includes:
- a CDS encoding excinuclease ABC subunit A yields MAKLPFPTPEFNPTGFVRVRGAREHNLQNIDVAIPRDALVVFTGVSGSGKSSLAFGTLYAEAQRRYLESVSPYARRLFHQLSVPEVDSIDGLPPAVALQQQRGAPTTRSSVGSVTTLSNLVRMLYSRAGDYPEGQGIIYAEAFSANTPEGACPRCHGLGRVYEVTEASMVPDPALTIRERAIAAWPQAWGGQNQRDILVTLGYDVDLPWRDLPQQDRDWILFTDEQPVVPVYPGYSPAETQRALKSKEQPNYMGTFSSARRHVLYTFGNTQSALMKKRVLQYMLSQECPLCHGKRLRPESLSVTFAGLDIADMARLPLQQVAARLRPFAEGTAGAQKHDKAHPEQAEVTRRITQDLCARLAVLLDLGLGYLALERSTPTLSPGELQRLRLATQLYSNLFGVVYVLDEPSAGLHPADTQALLKALASLKRAGNSLFVVEHNLDVVRCADWLVDVGPAAGEQGGQVLYSGPPAGLAAVENSQTRQYLFDTEKIDFPTPRPPVGRLELTGATRHNLHNLDVAFPLGVFTTVTGVSGSGKSTLVSQLLVELISEALGMKADEAEASVGEAAEEILDLADQGAAAEGKITAGLDLVKRLVRVDQQPIGRTPRSNMATYTGLFDHVRKLFAATPEAKKRRYDAGRFSFNVAKGRCETCQGEGFVMVELLFLPSVYSPCPACHGARYNAKTLEIKCQDKNIAEVLRLTVDEAWAFFAEEASVRRALTVLRDVGLGYLRLGQPATELSGGEAQRIKLATELQRQARAHTLYVLDEPTTGLHPADVEKLLLQLNGLVEAGHSVLVVEHDMRVVAGSDWVIDIGPGAGEEGGRVVAAGPPAAVAQNAASRTAPYLARFLAGG; encoded by the coding sequence ATGGCAAAACTGCCTTTCCCAACGCCTGAATTCAACCCAACCGGCTTCGTGCGCGTGCGCGGTGCCCGCGAGCATAATCTGCAAAACATCGATGTCGCTATTCCGCGTGATGCCTTAGTCGTTTTCACCGGCGTGTCGGGCTCGGGCAAGTCCAGCCTGGCGTTCGGCACGCTCTACGCCGAGGCGCAGCGGCGCTACTTGGAGTCAGTGTCGCCCTACGCGCGGCGGCTGTTTCACCAATTATCAGTGCCCGAGGTGGACAGCATTGACGGGCTGCCGCCGGCCGTGGCTTTGCAACAGCAGCGCGGCGCGCCCACTACGCGCTCATCGGTGGGCTCGGTCACCACGCTGTCCAACCTCGTGCGAATGCTCTACTCGCGGGCCGGTGACTATCCTGAAGGCCAGGGTATTATCTACGCCGAAGCCTTCTCGGCCAACACGCCCGAGGGTGCCTGCCCACGCTGCCACGGCCTGGGCCGGGTGTACGAAGTAACGGAAGCCTCGATGGTGCCCGACCCCGCGCTCACCATCCGGGAGCGGGCCATCGCGGCCTGGCCCCAGGCCTGGGGCGGCCAGAACCAGCGCGATATTCTGGTGACGCTGGGCTACGACGTGGACCTGCCCTGGCGCGACTTGCCCCAACAGGACCGCGACTGGATTCTCTTCACCGATGAGCAGCCGGTGGTGCCGGTCTATCCCGGCTACTCGCCCGCCGAAACGCAGCGGGCTCTGAAAAGCAAAGAGCAGCCTAATTACATGGGCACGTTTTCAAGCGCCCGGCGGCACGTCCTATATACATTTGGAAACACCCAGAGCGCGCTCATGAAAAAGCGCGTGTTGCAGTACATGCTGAGCCAGGAGTGCCCGCTGTGCCACGGCAAGCGCCTGCGGCCCGAGTCGCTCAGCGTCACTTTCGCCGGCCTCGACATTGCCGATATGGCTCGCCTACCCCTCCAGCAAGTGGCGGCCCGGCTGCGGCCCTTTGCCGAGGGCACGGCCGGCGCGCAAAAGCACGACAAAGCCCACCCCGAGCAGGCCGAAGTGACGCGTCGCATCACCCAAGACCTGTGCGCCCGCCTGGCGGTGCTACTCGACCTGGGCCTCGGCTACCTGGCCCTGGAGCGCAGCACGCCCACGCTCTCGCCCGGCGAGCTGCAACGCCTGCGGCTGGCTACCCAGCTCTATTCCAACCTATTTGGCGTAGTGTACGTGCTCGATGAGCCCTCGGCCGGCCTGCACCCCGCCGATACTCAGGCGCTGTTGAAAGCGCTCGCCAGCCTCAAACGAGCCGGCAACTCGCTCTTCGTAGTGGAGCATAACCTCGACGTGGTGCGCTGCGCCGACTGGCTCGTGGATGTCGGTCCCGCCGCCGGCGAGCAGGGCGGCCAGGTGCTTTACAGCGGCCCGCCCGCCGGCCTGGCCGCCGTCGAAAACTCGCAGACGCGCCAGTATCTGTTTGATACTGAAAAGATTGATTTTCCTACCCCCCGCCCGCCCGTGGGCCGTCTGGAGCTGACTGGGGCCACCCGCCACAACCTGCACAATCTTGATGTGGCCTTTCCGCTGGGGGTGTTTACCACGGTTACGGGCGTGTCGGGCTCGGGTAAGTCCACGCTCGTGAGCCAGTTATTGGTAGAATTGATAAGCGAAGCCCTCGGAATGAAAGCCGACGAAGCCGAAGCCAGCGTGGGTGAAGCCGCCGAAGAAATCCTGGACCTGGCCGACCAGGGCGCAGCGGCCGAAGGCAAAATCACGGCCGGATTAGACCTCGTTAAGCGCCTCGTGCGCGTGGACCAGCAGCCCATCGGCCGCACGCCGCGCTCCAATATGGCTACTTACACGGGCCTGTTCGACCACGTGCGTAAGCTCTTTGCGGCCACGCCCGAAGCCAAAAAGAGGCGCTACGATGCCGGCCGCTTCTCCTTCAACGTGGCCAAGGGCCGCTGCGAAACCTGCCAAGGCGAGGGCTTTGTGATGGTCGAATTGCTGTTTTTGCCCAGCGTGTATTCGCCCTGCCCCGCCTGCCACGGCGCGCGCTACAACGCCAAAACCCTCGAAATCAAGTGCCAGGATAAAAATATCGCCGAAGTGCTGCGCCTGACCGTGGATGAAGCCTGGGCTTTTTTCGCGGAGGAAGCCAGCGTGCGCCGCGCCCTCACGGTGTTGCGCGACGTGGGCCTGGGCTACCTGCGCCTCGGCCAGCCGGCCACCGAGCTGAGCGGCGGCGAGGCCCAGCGCATCAAGCTGGCCACCGAGTTGCAGCGCCAGGCCCGCGCCCACACCCTCTACGTGCTCGACGAGCCCACCACCGGCCTGCACCCCGCCGACGTCGAAAAGCTCCTCCTCCAGCTCAACGGCTTGGTCGAAGCCGGCCATTCCGTGCTGGTGGTGGAGCACGATATGCGCGTGGTCGCCGGCTCCGACTGGGTTATTGACATCGGCCCCGGCGCGGGTGAAGAAGGGGGTAGGGTGGTGGCCGCCGGCCCGCCCGCCGCAGTAGCCCAAAACGCGGCCAGCCGCACCGCCCCCTACCTGGCCCGCTTCCTGGCCGGGGGGTAG